One window of the Trifolium pratense cultivar HEN17-A07 linkage group LG2, ARS_RC_1.1, whole genome shotgun sequence genome contains the following:
- the LOC123904694 gene encoding uncharacterized protein LOC123904694: MDTPLIVTKSPITRKEVHLFYQMDRELFCFLIFKLNRDVTQSLLVMALWLWFEKVGCHNLIKKISFLPGTLINALVNEAVTCLQFLEMDDRNIPIGGGLPLTKIIIQKEISLHMFNLKRYTSVTGIKIVLNQICARIFNDILQIVLKRQNTIVTQGTASRTHTANIPLTLPGFPHPLFGTFDLSPTIENINLSDERIWIEKRPYDDDDDATTDDDRSMFLTFSRGFPVSEMEVRCLFTTNYGDCLQSLTMGGNKNQGEQPLFAVMILKMVELVDQILMGKRVSKLQINGKHIWARKYEPRV; the protein is encoded by the coding sequence ATGGATACACCTTTAATCGTCACAAAATCTCCTATCACCAGAAAAGAGGTTCATCTCTTTTACCAAATGGATCGTGAGCTATTTTGTTTTCTGATCTTCAAACTTAACCGTGACGTGACTCAATCACTTCTAGTCATGGCCTTGTGGCTTTGGTTTGAAAAAGTTGGGTGTCAtaaccttataaaaaaaatatcatttctacCGGGTACCCTTATCAATGCCCTAGTGAATGAAGCCGTGACTTGCTTGCAGTTTTTGGAGATGGATGACCGTAACATCCCAATTGGGGGTGGGTTGCCCTTGACCAAAATTATCATACAAAAGGAGATCTCTCTTCATATGTTCAACTTGAAAAGGTACACGTCAGTAACTGGCATCAAAATTGTTCTGAACCAAATATGTGCTCGAATTTTCAATGATATTTTGCAGATAGTTCTGAAAAGACAAAATACAATTGTAACACAAGGTACTGCATCACGAACTCACACAGCCAACATTCCTTTGACACTTCCTGGTTTTCCTCACCCTTTATTTGGCACCTTTGATTTATCGCCGACGATTGAGAACATCAATTTGTCTGATGAAAGGATATGGATTGAAAAGAGACcctatgatgatgatgatgatgctacTACAGATGATGATAGATCAATGTTTCTCACATTTTCAAGGGGTTTTCCTGTGTCAGAGATGGAGGTGAGATGCTTGTTCACAACTAATTATGGGGATTGTCTGCAAAGTTTAACCATGGGAGGGAATAAAAATCAAGGTGAGCAACCTTTATTTGCAGTTATGATCTTGAAAATGGTGGAATTAGTAGATCAAATTCTGATGGGGAAACGTGTTTCCAAGCTTCAGATCAACGGAAAACACATATGGGCTCGCAAGTATGAGCCTCGGGTCtga
- the LOC123911462 gene encoding uncharacterized protein LOC123911462, translating to MADLASELMRIAAEQKGEKSKKKARRAKPTILMGDQGASGSVSQSSPVGSSAGTPGGRSKRQREEQMTPIVDLSEGDGGFVLPACLSDQKYFDKNPLQVPASEKAFILAASASARQKQLNEDVAAVIRLAETALVLNEGGPTLEAEKLAAKNRKLEAEIALLENDLLDLRSKQENYFKNMEEARLTAEQLEKTNKVLEDLKVSSAEQRGKLMEEVAMLQAKCAPLEDEKEETLKFVTRGDLVKEIKRQGGLMLASMVHGWKNAIAQLRVVNAEHGLITDGIHKLKRVENGQIVIPEEYKQMELEEEKLDEEAVDDEDEEDEEVEEEVVGEERAPEGNPEGHDESS from the coding sequence ATGGCTGATCTTGCCTCCGAGCTGATGAGGATAGCTGCTGAGCAAAAGGgggagaaatcaaagaaaaaggcGAGGAGGGCCAAGCCAACCATTTTGATGGGCGATCAGGGTGCTTCGGGGAGCGTCTCCCAATCTTCCCCGGTAGGCAGTTCAGCTGGGACCCCGGGTGGTCGTTCGAAGAGGCAGCGGGAGGAGCAGATGACGCCTATCGTCGACTTGTCAGAGGGGGACGGTGGCTTCGTTCTCCCCGCATGTTTGAGCGACCAGAAATACTTCGATAAGAATCCCCTCCAGGTGCCCGCTTCAGAGAAGGCTTTTATACTGGCCGCTTCTGCATCTGCCCGACAGAAGCAGCTTAATGAGGATGTTGCTGCTGTCATCCGTCTGGCGGAGACAGCCTTGGTGCTCAATGAAGGGGGACCAACTCTCGAGGCTGAGAAGCTGGCCGCTAAAAACAGGAAGCTGGAGGCTGAGATTGCTCTGTTGGAAAATGATCTGCTCGACCTTAGGAGCAAGCAGgaaaattatttcaagaataTGGAGGAGGCCCGACTTACCGCTGAGCAGCTGGAGAAGACGAATAAGGTGCTCGAGGACCTGAAAGTCAGCAGTGCCGAGCAGAGGGGTAAGCTGATGGAAGAAGTGGCTATGTTGCAAGCCAAGTGTGCCCCTCTTGAGGATGAGAAGGAGGAAACTCTCAAGTTTGTAACTCGAGGAGACTTGGTGAAGGAAATCAAAAGGCAAGGGGGCTTGATGTTGGCGAGTATGGTGCACGGGTGGAAGAATGCGATCGCCCAACTCAGGGTTGTGAATGCCGAGCATGGCTTGATTACTGATGGCATTCACAAGCTCAAACGGGTTGAGAACGGGCAGATTGTTATTCCTGAAGAGTATAAGCAAATGGAGCTCGAGGAGGAAAAGTTGGATGAAGAGGCGGTTGATGATGAGGACGAGGAGGATGAGGAAGTCGAAGAGGAAGTTGTCGGGGAGGAGAGGGCACCGGAGGGCAACCCAGAGGGTCATGATGAAAGCTCCTGA
- the LOC123904692 gene encoding uncharacterized protein LOC123904692 translates to MAKHGASGSYRPRKSRSQTPMPGDNSPRSSEDHSPNGSDEGDPRCPLSADILRKRVPKGFERPPTLPAYDGLTDPDDHIANVNANLDFRNISGAIRCRLFPTTLRKGAMAWYQSLPPQSIHSWRDLTEQFSRHFTASRKHPKTVHALEAIYQAEDETLRNFVERFNKEAVQVETTDDMKKYLLQRGLRPGSDFAKAVGIEKPPTWDDLLLKAQKYIDYEEVQAADVARLARPGSSHPAREPSHRNDDRGGDRGHDRGGDRGGERGRDRRRGERREPRGPPSTFATYTQLVKSRGEIFAEVHISEFDRANVKQPKPTPLKPGQDKNRYCRYHKSYGHRTDDCIQLKDAIEIMIRNGQLRQFVKRNNDPRPETAETRAVEEVPPQPAGQKNAKQIAMSVSRPEDLAIPSDFEDTYTGPTLSTGDYFTDSLLDETHLTPYMGSDLTGFNGATTRPWGYVDLIVTFGSEETAKSIRVKFLVVDCPCLYQCIIGRTAIADLMAVPSTAHLKMKYYTHKGQVATLHGDIEAARRCFDAASKGNNFIGKAPEAKKPKPSSETPPKPSPEAPPSLPGPSESTKITSPSRLCGRNDESSLLDKRGRQMDNIRRRSVKLHGSRSRNYPGKRKWDHH, encoded by the exons ATGGCCAAGCATGGCGCGTCGGGCAGCTATCGTCCTCGCAAATCTCGCAGTCAAACGCCCATGCCCGGCGATAATTCTCCCCGGTCTTCCGAGGACCATTCTCCCAATGGGAGTGACGAGGGTGATCCCCGATGCCCCCTGTCCGCAGACATTCTGAGGAAGCGTGTTCCAAAGGGCTTCGAGAGACCTCCTACGCTCCCCGCGTACGATGGCTTGACCGACCCCGACGATCACATAGCCAATGTGAACGCTAACCTGGATTTCAGGAACATTAGCGGTGCCATTAGGTGCAGACTGTTCCCAACCACGCTGAGGAAGGGAGCAATGGCATGGTACCAAAGCCTGCCCCCTCAATCCATCCATTCATGGAGGGATCTGACTGAACAGTTTTCcagacacttcactgcttcccgcaagcatcCAAAGACTGTGCACGCCTTGGAGGCCATATACCAAGCCGAGGATGAAACTCTCCGCAATTTCGTCGAGAGGTTCAATAAAGAGGCTGTGCAAGTCGAAACAACCGACGATATGAAAAAATACTTGCTGCAGAGGGGCCTTCGCCCGGGCAGCGATTTTGCCAAAGCTGTGGGCATAGAAAAACCACCCACCTGGGACGACCTCCTCCTAAAAGCTCAAAAGTACATTGATTACGAGGAAGTCCAGGCAGCTGATGTCGCCCGCCTTGCCCGACCTGGAAGCAGCCACCCTGCCCGCGAGCCCTCCCATAGGAACGATGACAGGGGTGGCGACAGGGGACACGATAGAGGCGGCGATCGGGGTGGCGAGAGGGGCAGAGACAGAAGGAGGGGTGAAAGACGAGAGCCTCGTGGTCCTCCAAGCACATTCGCCACCTACACCCAACTCGTCAAATCACGGGGAGAGATATTCGCTGAGGTTCACATCTCTGAGTTCGACAGAGCAAATGTGAAACAACCAAAGCCAACCCCCCTAAAACCCGGCCAAGACAAAAATAGGTACTGCAGATACCACAAGAGTTATGGTCACAGGACCGACGACTGCATCCAActgaaggatgctattgaaaTCATGATCAGAAACGGACAACTAAGACAGTTCGTGAAAAGAAACAATGATCCTCGACCCGAAACCGCGGAGACTCGCGCGGTCGAGGAGGTCCCTCCACAGCCAGCCGGGCAGAAAAACGCCAAGCAAATAGCTATGAGCGTATCCCGGCCAGAAGATTTGGCTATCCCCAGCGATTTTGAGGACACCTATACTGGTCCTACGCTTAGCACGGGGGACTACTTCACAGACTCACTC CTGGACGAGACACACCTCACCCCATACATGGGCTCAGACCTCACAGGATTCAATGGAGCAACTACTAGGCCTTGGGGTTATGTCGACCTGATCGTCACCTTTGGCTCCGAAGAGACTGCTAAGTCGATCAGGGTGAAATTCTTGGTCGTAGACTGCCCCtgcctctaccagtgcatcatcggcaggacggcCATAGCAGACCTGATGGCTGTCCCCTCCACCGCCCACCTGAAGATGAAATATTACACTCATAAGGGGCAGGTTGCTACTCTACACGgggacattgaagctgcaagaaGATGCTTTGACGCAGCATCCAAGGGCAACAACTTCATTGGCAAAGCTCCTGAAGCAAAGAAGCCAAAGCCTTCCTCGGAAACACCACCAAAGCCATCCCCGGAAGCACCACCAAGTCTGCCCGGTCCAAGT gaaagcactaaaatcacaagtcctaGCAGACTTTGTGGCCGAAATGACGAGTCCAGCCTCCTCGACaagcgaggcagacaaatggacaatattcgtcgacggagcGTCAAGCTCCACGGGAGCAGGAGCAGGAATTATCCTGGAAAACGAAAATGGGATCATCATTGA